The following are from one region of the Mycolicibacterium helvum genome:
- a CDS encoding alkaline phosphatase family protein has product MDLPHPDVDTPHLADVVPSVLAAMGVAGFEPRIGLPEPAAGACVLLIDGLGAELLDAHAEDAPVLAGLRGRTLHVGFPSTTAAGLAAVGTGRPSGGHGMVGYSFRLPDAGVINALRWRPHPWGDDLRESAVPEQVQPLPTTFERAASAGIAVSVVSGAEFTGSGLTRAVLRGGRYVGVHGLGDLAAAVRATVADGGFCYGYHADLDLMGHLYGPGSAAWRLQLRHVDRLVESVVDGLPPGGLLAIVADHGMVAVDTVGIVDIDSATTLLDGTAAIGGEPRARHVYVRDGAAADVLAVWRESLADHAWVASRDEAIAAGWFGATVDDRVRPRIGDVVAAAKGQAVLVRRTIEPMESALIGHHGSLTSAEQRVPLLLAYG; this is encoded by the coding sequence GTGGACCTGCCGCACCCCGACGTTGACACTCCGCACCTGGCCGACGTAGTGCCGTCGGTCCTGGCCGCGATGGGGGTTGCCGGCTTCGAGCCGCGCATCGGCTTGCCCGAGCCCGCGGCCGGGGCCTGCGTCCTCCTGATCGACGGTCTGGGTGCCGAACTTCTCGACGCTCACGCCGAGGACGCCCCGGTTCTGGCCGGCTTGCGCGGCCGCACCCTGCACGTGGGTTTCCCCTCCACCACCGCGGCCGGGCTCGCCGCGGTCGGTACCGGCCGCCCGTCGGGTGGTCACGGCATGGTCGGCTACTCGTTTCGGCTGCCCGACGCCGGGGTCATCAACGCGCTGCGCTGGCGCCCTCATCCCTGGGGCGACGATCTGCGGGAGTCGGCGGTACCCGAGCAGGTGCAGCCGCTACCCACCACCTTCGAGCGGGCCGCGTCGGCGGGCATCGCTGTCAGCGTCGTCTCGGGTGCGGAGTTCACCGGCTCGGGACTCACCCGGGCGGTGCTGCGCGGTGGGCGCTACGTCGGCGTGCATGGCCTCGGCGACCTGGCTGCTGCGGTCCGCGCGACGGTGGCCGATGGTGGCTTCTGCTACGGCTACCACGCCGACCTCGATCTCATGGGCCATCTCTATGGCCCGGGCTCGGCGGCCTGGCGGTTGCAGTTACGGCACGTGGACCGGCTGGTGGAGTCTGTCGTCGACGGCCTGCCGCCCGGCGGCCTGCTCGCGATCGTGGCCGACCACGGCATGGTGGCCGTCGATACTGTCGGAATCGTCGACATTGACTCCGCTACAACACTTCTCGACGGTACCGCCGCTATCGGTGGTGAGCCCCGCGCCCGCCACGTTTATGTTCGCGACGGTGCGGCCGCTGACGTTCTGGCGGTATGGCGGGAGTCACTGGCCGACCATGCCTGGGTGGCGTCGCGCGATGAAGCGATCGCCGCCGGCTGGTTCGGCGCCACCGTCGACGACCGGGTACGGCCGCGCATCGGTGACGTGGTGGCCGCCGCCAAAGGTCAAGCCGTGCTGGTGCGACGCACGATCGAGCCGATGGAGTCGGCGCTGATCGGCCACCACGGGTCGCTGACGAGCGCCGAGCAACGGGTGCCGCTCCTGCTGGCCTACGGCTGA
- the yaaA gene encoding peroxide stress protein YaaA has translation MIVLLPPSETKRSGGDGPPLRFGELGSSALDPLRRELVDELVALAAEPDVCRRALGISPAQDAEIERNAALLSSPTLPAIDRYTGVLYDALDVASLRGAAAARARARLAVGSALFGLLRADDRIPAYRLSASSKLPGSATLASRWRPVLEPVLAELAATELVIDLRSGSYAGLGKLPNAVRVDVLAEHPDGRRTVVTHFNKAHKGRLARVLASSRSEPGDAAAVATVARRAGMQVERSGNELTIVVAA, from the coding sequence GTGATCGTTCTGCTTCCGCCGTCGGAGACCAAACGCAGTGGCGGCGACGGCCCCCCGCTGCGGTTCGGTGAACTGGGCAGCTCCGCTCTTGACCCGCTGCGCCGAGAACTTGTCGACGAGCTCGTCGCGCTGGCCGCCGAGCCCGACGTGTGCCGTCGTGCGCTGGGTATCTCCCCCGCCCAGGATGCCGAGATCGAACGCAATGCCGCGCTGCTGAGCTCACCGACGCTGCCGGCGATCGACCGCTATACCGGGGTTCTCTACGACGCCCTGGACGTGGCGTCGCTGCGGGGTGCTGCTGCGGCCCGCGCCCGTGCTCGGCTCGCCGTCGGCTCCGCCCTGTTCGGGCTGCTTCGAGCCGACGACCGGATTCCGGCCTACCGGCTGTCGGCCTCGTCCAAACTCCCCGGGAGCGCGACTCTGGCGTCCCGGTGGCGGCCCGTCCTGGAGCCCGTCTTGGCCGAATTGGCCGCCACCGAGCTGGTGATCGATCTGCGCTCGGGTTCCTACGCCGGGTTGGGCAAGCTGCCGAATGCGGTGCGCGTCGACGTCCTGGCTGAGCATCCCGATGGCCGCCGCACCGTCGTCACGCACTTCAACAAGGCGCACAAAGGACGACTCGCCCGGGTGCTCGCGTCGAGCCGGTCCGAACCCGGCGATGCAGCTGCCGTCGCCACCGTGGCCCGCCGGGCCGGCATGCAGGTCGAACGAAGCGGCAACGAGCTGACCATCGTCGTCGCGGCGTGA
- a CDS encoding class I SAM-dependent DNA methyltransferase encodes MSTRWQKSTAPRGDEYDARWKSLADAGQNIHGEADLIESLLRESGGTSVLDAGCGTGRVAIELANRGVSVAGVDSDAGMLAAARRKAPQLRWIEADLADLAAANVDRVNLVVLAGNVMIFLEPGTEARVLAALAGRLTPGGLLVAGFSVLPDRLSLQRYDQAAEAAGLVPVVRWAAWDRTPFEGGDYAVSVHRLRRSPR; translated from the coding sequence GTGAGCACCCGCTGGCAGAAGTCGACGGCACCACGCGGCGACGAGTACGACGCCCGGTGGAAATCGCTGGCCGACGCCGGCCAGAACATTCACGGCGAGGCCGATCTGATCGAAAGCTTGTTGCGTGAATCCGGTGGCACATCGGTGCTCGATGCTGGCTGCGGCACTGGCCGGGTAGCCATCGAATTAGCCAACCGCGGCGTGTCCGTGGCCGGCGTCGACTCCGACGCCGGGATGCTGGCCGCAGCGCGACGCAAAGCGCCGCAGCTGCGCTGGATCGAGGCTGATCTGGCCGACCTGGCAGCGGCGAACGTCGACCGCGTCAACCTCGTAGTCCTGGCCGGCAACGTGATGATCTTTCTGGAACCAGGCACCGAGGCGCGGGTGCTCGCCGCGCTGGCGGGACGGCTGACACCGGGTGGACTGTTGGTCGCCGGGTTCTCGGTGCTCCCTGACCGCCTGTCACTACAGCGATATGACCAGGCCGCCGAAGCGGCCGGCCTGGTCCCGGTGGTGCGCTGGGCGGCGTGGGACCGCACCCCGTTCGAGGGCGGCGACTACGCCGTGTCGGTGCACCGGTTGCGTCGTTCGCCACGCTGA
- a CDS encoding GGDEF domain-containing protein, whose amino-acid sequence MRSAFSGRPANQYYTLTALLAARGAQTFTSRVIAGCVFTLGLIALGTLGSSATFQWAIGRDLLIAVVVICFVSTFIWLRHRWPTRTESALLVAIAAVAIPIGSISPAIPMYGLLGSSSFVLIIGYTALFHGPRLLASVLAVAVATLAYLGFRMVHADLPFALAGVALMLLLYVFAAFSCRLVVWLSGTEDGADAVEPLTGLLNRDAFYLQTATLLASRNRDDDRYLVISVVNIDSFAAMVSVAGSRGGNRARVAAGQALRETVRRDAIVGHVGEAEFFVADCFTTPDSSPLIERIRGAIAATPAGMTASIGVVSTPLRPLVEHPPHEILDEIVALATTAMYEARRAGGNQARYVVRPNLSISEDGTEGYDTPLL is encoded by the coding sequence ATGCGATCGGCGTTCTCGGGCCGTCCTGCGAACCAGTACTACACCCTCACAGCGTTGCTGGCCGCCCGCGGTGCGCAGACCTTCACCTCCCGGGTGATCGCGGGGTGTGTCTTCACCCTTGGCCTGATCGCATTGGGGACGCTTGGCAGCTCGGCCACTTTTCAGTGGGCGATTGGCCGAGACCTGCTGATCGCGGTGGTCGTCATCTGCTTCGTCTCGACGTTCATCTGGCTGCGCCACCGCTGGCCAACCAGGACGGAGTCAGCGTTGCTGGTCGCGATCGCGGCGGTGGCCATTCCGATCGGGAGCATCAGTCCGGCGATCCCGATGTACGGCTTGCTCGGCTCGTCGTCGTTCGTGTTGATCATTGGCTACACGGCCCTGTTTCACGGCCCGCGCCTGCTGGCCTCGGTCCTGGCCGTCGCGGTCGCCACGCTCGCCTACCTTGGTTTCCGGATGGTCCATGCGGACCTTCCCTTCGCCCTGGCCGGCGTCGCGTTGATGCTCCTGCTCTACGTATTCGCCGCATTCTCCTGCCGACTAGTGGTGTGGTTGAGTGGCACCGAGGACGGCGCCGACGCCGTCGAACCGCTCACCGGGTTGCTCAACCGGGACGCGTTCTATCTGCAGACCGCGACGCTGCTGGCCTCCCGCAATCGCGACGACGATCGCTACCTGGTGATCAGCGTCGTCAATATCGACAGCTTTGCGGCCATGGTCTCGGTCGCAGGTAGCCGGGGTGGCAACCGGGCGCGGGTCGCCGCCGGGCAGGCGTTGCGTGAAACAGTGCGCCGGGATGCCATCGTGGGCCACGTGGGCGAGGCCGAGTTCTTCGTCGCCGACTGTTTCACCACTCCCGACTCGTCACCGTTGATCGAGCGCATCCGCGGTGCGATCGCGGCAACACCGGCCGGGATGACAGCGAGCATCGGGGTGGTCAGCACCCCGCTGCGTCCGTTGGTCGAGCACCCGCCCCACGAGATCCTCGACGAGATCGTCGCGCTGGCCACCACCGCGATGTACGAGGCGCGCAGGGCCGGCGGTAACCAGGCCCGCTATGTGGTGCGGCCGAACCTGAGCATCTCTGAGGACGGGACCGAGGGGTACGACACCCCACTGTTGTGA
- a CDS encoding nuclear transport factor 2 family protein, whose translation MTEVGDRAEIARAFAQHRFGEALPHLARDVAWTIVGFSVLEGADAVAATCRETAGGLAGTVATWDRCLTVEQDDTVVVEVLGRYQRPDGLTIVSSCHICQFAGREITSITSYGVEIDPESPAAPTDLHGATR comes from the coding sequence ATGACCGAGGTTGGCGACCGAGCGGAGATCGCGCGCGCCTTCGCCCAGCACCGATTCGGCGAGGCCCTCCCGCACCTGGCCCGTGACGTTGCGTGGACGATTGTCGGCTTCTCGGTGCTCGAGGGCGCCGACGCGGTCGCCGCCACCTGCCGGGAGACCGCGGGCGGCCTGGCCGGAACCGTTGCGACCTGGGACCGGTGCCTGACCGTCGAGCAGGACGACACCGTCGTCGTAGAGGTACTCGGCCGGTACCAGCGCCCGGACGGCCTCACCATCGTCTCCAGTTGCCACATCTGCCAATTCGCCGGCCGCGAGATAACGTCCATCACGTCCTACGGGGTGGAAATCGATCCCGAATCGCCTGCCGCGCCTACCGATCTCCACGGGGCTACGCGCTGA
- the speB gene encoding agmatinase — MAEQLDLPYSGMVSFGQRPFLTEPEQLDSWKPDVAIVGAPFDIATTNRPGARFGPRAIRSTAYEPGTYHMDLGLEIFDWLEVVDFGDAHCPHGSTEVSHANIRERVHTIASRGIVPVVLGGDHSITWPSATAVADVHGYGNVGIVHFDAHADTADIIDGNLASHGTPMRRLIESGAVPGTHFVQVGLRGYWPPQDTFEWMQEQGMVWHTMQEIWDHGFKSVMAKAVSEALAKADKLYVSVDIDVLDPAHAPGTGTPEPGGITSADLLRMVRQLCYEHDVAGVDVVEVAPAYDHAELTVNAAHRVVFEALAGMAARRRDAAKVKPGPPSPLAT, encoded by the coding sequence ATGGCCGAGCAGCTGGATCTGCCGTATTCGGGAATGGTCTCGTTCGGGCAGCGCCCCTTCCTGACCGAGCCCGAGCAGCTGGATAGCTGGAAGCCGGATGTGGCGATCGTCGGGGCACCATTCGACATCGCCACCACCAATCGGCCCGGCGCAAGGTTCGGCCCGCGGGCGATCCGGTCCACCGCCTACGAACCCGGCACCTATCACATGGATCTCGGGCTGGAGATCTTCGACTGGCTGGAGGTCGTCGACTTCGGCGACGCACACTGCCCGCACGGCTCCACCGAGGTGTCGCATGCGAACATCCGCGAGCGGGTGCACACCATCGCCTCGCGCGGCATCGTCCCGGTCGTCCTCGGCGGCGACCACTCGATCACCTGGCCGTCGGCCACCGCTGTCGCCGATGTGCACGGCTACGGCAATGTCGGGATCGTGCATTTCGACGCGCACGCCGACACCGCCGACATCATCGACGGCAACCTGGCCAGCCATGGCACCCCGATGCGCCGGTTGATCGAGTCCGGCGCCGTGCCGGGAACGCACTTCGTCCAGGTCGGGCTGCGCGGCTACTGGCCGCCGCAGGACACCTTCGAGTGGATGCAAGAACAAGGCATGGTCTGGCACACCATGCAGGAGATCTGGGATCACGGCTTCAAATCCGTGATGGCCAAGGCCGTGAGCGAAGCCCTCGCCAAGGCCGACAAGCTTTATGTCTCAGTCGATATCGACGTCCTCGACCCGGCCCACGCACCCGGCACCGGCACCCCCGAGCCGGGCGGAATCACCAGCGCCGACCTGCTACGCATGGTCCGGCAGCTGTGCTACGAGCACGATGTGGCCGGCGTCGACGTGGTGGAGGTCGCGCCGGCTTACGACCACGCCGAGCTCACGGTCAACGCCGCACACCGGGTGGTGTTCGAGGCACTCGCCGGGATGGCCGCCCGTCGCCGCGATGCGGCGAAGGTCAAGCCGGGCCCGCCGTCCCCGTTGGCCACCTAA
- a CDS encoding CHAT domain-containing protein — MNTELVLRFADLGVATYASLRVVGQPDRTITWVVHEPILLAALEELRGALPDPDGDESLTDALDRALTRGPFATAQGELTLAYILGVLLIPAPAWQLISEHVADPRPVLFISPSARLARIPWGLLAVPLAGPNPEELLAARKSAITFTGTNAAHIPWQLVDIASVTEGLRLMEMVDVVMAVPPNIVHASRIPACWRERKSAPALLVMDPRVPGQRPDSPLGSVLGRPSGESTLSLHFGELLTRRTVLPAVGAAVELFRRSDADRSWLAAVLERAPSRLLFVGHASAADRTHGYADRAALHLACTSAAEGAAEPVGDHRPLLAADLMAVQLPLPPRVALLACGSGGDYQFDEATGLVAAMVLCGSELVTATLWSLPTTAGYRRFTARTEDPMAQVVIAVDDAHEADDAVLSLNRWQREQMRRWRAGNVGASPLYWAAVVTFAVGGAR, encoded by the coding sequence ATGAACACCGAACTCGTGTTGCGGTTCGCCGATCTCGGCGTCGCCACATACGCCAGTCTGCGTGTGGTCGGGCAGCCCGATCGCACGATCACCTGGGTGGTGCACGAGCCGATCCTGCTGGCCGCGCTCGAGGAGCTGCGGGGGGCGCTGCCCGACCCCGACGGCGACGAAAGCCTCACAGACGCTCTCGACCGGGCCCTGACCCGCGGACCATTCGCCACCGCGCAGGGTGAATTGACCCTCGCTTACATCCTGGGTGTGCTGCTGATTCCCGCACCTGCCTGGCAGCTGATCTCCGAACACGTCGCCGATCCGCGGCCGGTGCTGTTCATCTCCCCGAGTGCGCGGCTGGCGCGTATCCCGTGGGGCCTGCTGGCGGTCCCGCTGGCCGGCCCCAACCCCGAGGAGCTGCTTGCCGCCCGGAAATCGGCGATCACCTTCACCGGGACCAACGCCGCGCACATTCCATGGCAGCTCGTCGACATCGCCAGCGTCACCGAGGGTTTGCGTCTCATGGAGATGGTCGACGTGGTGATGGCGGTGCCTCCCAACATCGTCCACGCGTCGCGTATACCCGCGTGCTGGCGTGAAAGGAAAAGCGCCCCAGCACTTCTGGTGATGGACCCCCGCGTGCCGGGCCAGCGACCTGATTCACCGCTGGGGTCAGTCCTAGGGCGACCGTCGGGTGAGAGCACGCTGTCCCTGCATTTCGGCGAGCTCCTCACACGCCGCACGGTGCTGCCCGCGGTCGGCGCCGCAGTGGAGTTGTTCCGCCGCAGCGACGCCGACCGGAGCTGGCTCGCCGCAGTCCTGGAACGTGCCCCCAGCAGGTTGCTGTTCGTCGGCCATGCCAGCGCCGCCGACCGTACGCACGGCTACGCCGACCGCGCAGCTCTGCATCTGGCCTGCACGTCCGCCGCGGAGGGTGCCGCCGAACCCGTCGGCGATCACCGCCCGCTGTTGGCCGCGGACTTGATGGCCGTACAGCTGCCATTGCCGCCCCGGGTGGCGCTACTCGCGTGCGGCTCAGGCGGCGACTATCAGTTCGACGAGGCGACCGGCCTGGTCGCTGCAATGGTGCTCTGCGGCAGCGAACTGGTGACCGCAACGCTGTGGTCACTGCCCACAACCGCCGGATACCGGCGGTTCACCGCCCGCACTGAGGATCCGATGGCCCAGGTCGTCATTGCCGTCGACGACGCGCATGAGGCCGATGACGCGGTGCTGAGCCTGAACCGCTGGCAGCGGGAGCAGATGCGCCGGTGGCGCGCCGGCAACGTGGGCGCCAGCCCGTTGTACTGGGCCGCGGTGGTCACCTTCGCGGTCGGGGGTGCGAGGTGA
- a CDS encoding lipoprotein LpqH, which produces MKRILAVGVGVIGCSMLLMACSDNNSSKGTSSATGSAPTSAAVASGGKTSVKVEGNDLQGLDLNTVTCVKQGSTINIASGAVGGQQGLGVVMTDGQPPKVQSLGMVVDGNALAVSDNMGMKTGSAEVKVDGNTYTITGEAAGADMKNPMAGMISKKFEISVTCK; this is translated from the coding sequence GTGAAGCGAATTCTCGCGGTCGGTGTCGGCGTTATCGGCTGCAGCATGCTGCTGATGGCGTGCTCCGACAACAACAGCAGCAAGGGCACCAGCTCGGCGACGGGTTCGGCACCCACCAGCGCCGCGGTCGCCTCCGGCGGGAAGACATCGGTGAAGGTCGAGGGAAACGACCTGCAGGGCCTGGACCTGAACACCGTGACGTGCGTGAAGCAGGGCAGCACCATCAATATCGCCAGCGGGGCCGTGGGTGGTCAGCAGGGTCTCGGTGTGGTCATGACCGACGGTCAGCCGCCGAAGGTCCAGTCGCTGGGGATGGTCGTCGATGGCAACGCACTCGCGGTGAGCGACAACATGGGCATGAAGACCGGTTCTGCTGAGGTGAAGGTGGACGGCAATACCTACACGATCACCGGGGAGGCGGCCGGCGCCGACATGAAGAACCCCATGGCGGGCATGATCAGCAAGAAGTTCGAAATCTCCGTCACCTGCAAGTGA
- a CDS encoding amidohydrolase family protein: protein MNVDDLILVSIDDHVVEPPDMFLNHVPAKFKPEAPIVVTDAQGVDQWMYQGRPQGVSGLNAVVSWPPEEWGRDPAGFAEMRPGVYDVHERVRDMNRNGILASMCFPTFTGFSARHLNMTREDVTLVMVSAYNDWHIDEWAGSYPDRFIPIAILPTWTPEGMCAEIRRVAAKGCRAVTMPELPHLEGLPSYHDEDYWGPVFRTLSEENAVMCLHIGTGFGAISTAPNAPIDNMIILATQISAMCAQDLLWGPAMRNYPDLKFAFSEGGIGWIPFYLDRSDRHYTNQKWLRRDFGSQLPSDVFREHSLACYVTDKTSLKLRHEIGIDIIAWECDYPHSDCFWPDAPEKVLAELDAAGASDSDINKITWENSCRFFSWDPFARTAKQDTTVAALRARANDVDVSIRSRKEWAQRYAAQQLAKT, encoded by the coding sequence ATGAACGTCGACGACCTGATCCTGGTGAGCATCGATGACCACGTGGTCGAGCCCCCGGACATGTTCCTCAACCACGTCCCGGCCAAGTTCAAGCCCGAGGCCCCGATCGTCGTCACCGACGCTCAGGGCGTCGACCAGTGGATGTACCAGGGCCGTCCGCAGGGCGTCAGCGGTCTCAACGCCGTGGTGTCCTGGCCGCCCGAGGAGTGGGGCCGTGACCCGGCCGGCTTCGCCGAGATGCGTCCCGGCGTCTACGACGTGCACGAGCGGGTCCGCGATATGAACCGTAACGGCATCCTGGCCTCGATGTGCTTCCCGACGTTCACCGGCTTCTCCGCACGCCACCTCAACATGACCCGCGAAGACGTCACGTTGGTGATGGTGTCGGCCTACAACGACTGGCACATCGACGAATGGGCCGGTTCGTACCCGGACCGCTTCATCCCGATCGCGATCCTGCCCACGTGGACGCCCGAGGGGATGTGCGCCGAGATCCGCCGGGTTGCGGCCAAGGGCTGCCGGGCGGTCACCATGCCTGAGCTTCCGCACCTGGAGGGTCTGCCGAGTTACCACGACGAGGACTACTGGGGTCCGGTGTTCCGGACGCTGTCCGAGGAGAACGCGGTGATGTGCCTGCACATCGGCACCGGGTTCGGCGCGATCAGCACGGCCCCCAATGCGCCGATCGACAACATGATCATCCTGGCCACCCAGATCTCGGCGATGTGCGCTCAGGACCTGTTGTGGGGCCCGGCGATGCGCAACTACCCGGACCTGAAGTTCGCCTTCTCCGAGGGCGGTATCGGCTGGATCCCGTTCTACTTGGATAGGAGCGACCGGCACTACACCAACCAGAAATGGCTGCGCCGCGACTTCGGCTCTCAACTGCCCAGCGACGTGTTCCGCGAGCATTCGCTGGCCTGCTACGTCACCGACAAGACGTCGCTGAAACTGCGTCACGAGATCGGCATCGACATCATCGCCTGGGAGTGCGACTATCCGCATTCGGACTGCTTCTGGCCCGACGCCCCCGAGAAAGTGCTGGCCGAACTGGACGCCGCGGGCGCCTCCGATTCCGATATCAACAAGATCACCTGGGAGAATTCCTGCCGGTTCTTTAGCTGGGATCCGTTCGCCCGCACCGCCAAGCAGGACACGACGGTTGCCGCGCTCCGGGCAAGGGCCAATGACGTCGACGTGTCCATCCGCTCCCGCAAGGAGTGGGCGCAGCGCTACGCCGCACAGCAACTCGCCAAGACCTGA
- a CDS encoding AraC family transcriptional regulator has translation MTVSAHSARDLAQTAKNRPDARPANIGQVELRRGGRVLAGSYLYEGELLVTGWHFHDVHQIEYAIGGVVDVETASAHYLLPPQQAAWIPAGLEHQATMNPSVKTLAVMFDPELVPAAGDRARILAVSPLIREMMLYALRWPIYRESGAAEEDTASDSFFRTLANLVAEALDHEAPLSLPSSDDPVVAAAMAYTKDHLQSVSLQEVCQAVAVSERTLRRQFQKDAEMSWRTYLLHARMLRAMALLAAPVQSVQQTATAVGFDSVGSFTRAFSQFCGETPSSYRRRVTSTGV, from the coding sequence GTGACCGTCTCCGCACATTCGGCCAGAGACTTGGCCCAAACGGCCAAGAATCGGCCGGACGCTCGACCGGCCAACATCGGCCAGGTGGAGCTTCGCCGTGGCGGGCGGGTGCTGGCCGGCAGCTACCTCTATGAAGGCGAACTGCTGGTCACCGGGTGGCATTTCCACGACGTCCACCAGATCGAATACGCGATCGGCGGAGTCGTCGACGTCGAGACGGCGTCGGCGCACTACCTGCTGCCGCCCCAGCAGGCGGCCTGGATTCCCGCGGGTCTGGAGCACCAGGCGACCATGAATCCGTCGGTCAAGACGCTGGCGGTGATGTTCGACCCGGAGCTCGTCCCCGCCGCCGGCGACCGGGCCCGGATCCTGGCGGTGTCTCCGCTGATCCGGGAGATGATGCTGTACGCGCTGCGCTGGCCGATCTATCGGGAGTCGGGGGCCGCCGAAGAGGACACAGCGTCCGACTCGTTCTTCCGCACGCTGGCCAATCTCGTGGCCGAGGCGCTGGATCATGAAGCGCCGTTGAGTCTTCCGAGCTCAGATGACCCGGTGGTCGCGGCTGCGATGGCCTATACCAAGGACCACTTGCAGTCAGTAAGCCTGCAGGAGGTGTGTCAGGCGGTCGCGGTCTCCGAGCGCACATTGCGCCGTCAGTTCCAGAAAGACGCTGAGATGTCCTGGCGCACTTATCTTTTACATGCCAGGATGCTGCGGGCGATGGCCCTGCTGGCCGCACCTGTTCAGAGTGTCCAGCAGACCGCGACCGCTGTCGGCTTTGACAGTGTGGGTTCGTTCACCCGGGCCTTCAGCCAGTTCTGTGGGGAAACCCCGTCGTCATACCGTAGGCGTGTCACCAGCACTGGTGTATGA
- a CDS encoding amidase, which produces MDATYAAELADLDTIGQAALAASGEVTALELLDAAITRTEAARGLNAVITDLFERGREQAAALDRSGSLRTGAAGPLAGVPFLLKDLGASLAGAPEAMGSRALRSHVATQTAWIVERYLAADLVVFGKTNTPEWGNHCTTEPSLFGRTANPWSPDITPGGSSGGSASAVAAGIVPAASGGDGTGSIRVPAACCGLVGLKPRRARTSFAPSGHLLEGLAVEHALTRTVRDSAALLDAVAGSAPGDPYNAPPPAQPFVTAAGQPPPPQRILIATHSPFPAPPTDPRVAAAVENAGRALESIGHQVEPGAPGFDTDAVANAIAVLHNVSNVQLYNVAKSHLGRDPYEDEFEPSSWVMMREGFTTTGVDYADAIDTIHAQTRQFVAGMGAHDVLLVPTLLAPPPHYGVLDQPRGTTRAFFDVEFAHTGWTTMGNVTGWAAISLPLAITEDGLPIGVQLMAPDETVLLQLASQLEQAIPWAQRRPREWLGTPPS; this is translated from the coding sequence ATGGATGCCACATACGCCGCTGAACTCGCTGATCTCGACACGATCGGGCAGGCCGCGCTGGCCGCGTCCGGGGAAGTGACGGCCCTCGAGCTTCTCGACGCGGCGATCACCCGAACCGAAGCTGCCCGCGGGCTCAACGCCGTCATCACCGATCTCTTCGAACGCGGGCGCGAGCAGGCCGCCGCCCTCGATCGATCCGGATCGCTGCGTACCGGTGCGGCCGGTCCGTTGGCTGGCGTTCCGTTCCTGCTCAAGGATCTGGGCGCATCGCTGGCCGGGGCCCCCGAGGCAATGGGTTCGCGGGCGCTGCGCAGCCACGTGGCGACCCAGACGGCGTGGATCGTCGAGCGCTACTTGGCCGCCGACCTGGTGGTGTTCGGCAAGACCAACACCCCAGAATGGGGCAACCACTGCACCACTGAGCCGTCGTTGTTCGGCCGCACCGCCAACCCCTGGTCGCCGGATATCACCCCGGGCGGTTCCAGCGGCGGGTCGGCCTCGGCGGTGGCCGCCGGTATCGTGCCCGCCGCCTCGGGTGGCGACGGAACCGGTTCGATCCGGGTGCCGGCGGCCTGCTGTGGACTGGTTGGGCTCAAACCCCGCCGCGCGCGCACCTCCTTCGCGCCGTCGGGCCACCTCCTGGAGGGGTTGGCCGTCGAGCACGCGCTGACCCGCACCGTCCGTGACAGCGCCGCACTGCTGGACGCGGTGGCCGGAAGCGCACCGGGCGATCCGTACAACGCGCCGCCACCGGCCCAGCCCTTCGTAACTGCCGCCGGCCAGCCGCCGCCACCACAGCGGATCCTGATCGCGACCCACTCCCCCTTTCCCGCGCCGCCGACAGATCCGCGTGTGGCAGCCGCCGTCGAAAATGCCGGGCGCGCACTGGAATCGATCGGTCACCAGGTGGAGCCGGGAGCGCCGGGTTTCGACACCGACGCCGTCGCCAACGCAATCGCGGTGCTCCACAACGTCAGCAACGTGCAGCTGTACAACGTCGCGAAGTCTCATCTCGGCCGCGACCCGTACGAGGACGAATTCGAGCCCAGTAGCTGGGTGATGATGCGCGAGGGCTTCACGACGACGGGTGTGGACTATGCCGACGCCATCGACACCATCCATGCCCAGACCCGCCAGTTCGTCGCCGGAATGGGCGCCCACGACGTGCTGCTGGTTCCGACGCTGCTGGCGCCGCCACCGCACTATGGCGTCCTGGATCAGCCCCGGGGAACCACCCGGGCGTTCTTCGACGTCGAGTTCGCCCACACCGGCTGGACGACGATGGGCAACGTGACAGGCTGGGCGGCCATCTCGCTGCCCCTGGCGATCACCGAGGACGGCCTGCCCATCGGGGTGCAGCTGATGGCACCCGACGAGACGGTCCTGTTGCAGCTGGCCAGCCAGCTCGAGCAGGCCATTCCGTGGGCCCAGCGACGACCGCGGGAATGGCTCGGTACGCCCCCGTCCTGA